In one window of Leptospira bourretii DNA:
- the glyA gene encoding serine hydroxymethyltransferase, with product MSYLEKQDPEVYAALKKEDERQEHSLEMIASENFVSRPVLEAYHSTLTNKYAEGYPGKRYYNGCENADKIEQLAIERAKKMFGAEYANVQPHSGAQANMAVFLATLEPGDSFLGMNLAHGGHLTHGSAVNISGKYFKPIPYGVDEKTETINYDEVAKLAKEHKPKLIVVGASAYPRTIDFNKFREIANGIGAKIMADIAHISGLVVAGEHPSPIGVCDFVTTTTHKTLRGPRGGLILSSSEHEKILNSRVFPGIQGGPLMHVIAAKAVAFGEALEPDYKTYIKQVVKNAKVLADTFQKRGFRVVSGGTDNHIVLLDVSVKGLTGNDAANGLDHVGVTVNKNAIPFDKNPPAVASGIRLGTPALTTRGLKEKEIEAVGNLICDYLDHFGDSTWESKVKAGVKEITSAFPMTNFRLED from the coding sequence ATGAGTTATTTAGAAAAACAAGATCCAGAAGTTTACGCCGCATTAAAAAAAGAAGACGAACGCCAAGAACATTCCCTAGAAATGATTGCTAGTGAAAACTTTGTTTCTCGTCCTGTGCTCGAAGCTTATCACTCCACTCTAACAAATAAGTATGCGGAAGGGTATCCTGGAAAACGTTACTACAACGGTTGCGAAAACGCAGACAAGATAGAACAACTCGCCATCGAACGAGCAAAAAAAATGTTCGGTGCAGAATATGCGAATGTGCAACCACATAGCGGTGCACAGGCGAATATGGCAGTGTTTCTTGCAACTCTCGAACCAGGGGACAGTTTCCTTGGAATGAATTTGGCCCATGGTGGTCACCTAACACATGGTAGTGCCGTAAATATCAGCGGAAAGTATTTTAAACCAATCCCTTACGGTGTGGATGAAAAAACAGAAACCATCAACTACGATGAAGTGGCAAAACTTGCCAAAGAACACAAACCAAAACTAATTGTTGTGGGTGCATCCGCTTATCCACGCACCATTGATTTTAACAAGTTCCGTGAAATTGCAAATGGCATTGGGGCCAAAATTATGGCCGATATTGCGCATATCTCAGGTCTTGTAGTTGCCGGAGAACACCCAAGTCCCATTGGCGTTTGTGATTTTGTCACAACAACCACTCATAAAACTTTACGTGGACCAAGAGGAGGACTCATCCTTTCTTCCTCTGAACATGAAAAGATTTTAAACTCAAGAGTGTTTCCCGGAATCCAAGGTGGACCACTGATGCACGTGATTGCAGCGAAAGCCGTTGCCTTTGGGGAAGCACTTGAACCAGATTACAAAACTTACATCAAACAAGTCGTAAAGAATGCAAAAGTCCTGGCAGATACATTCCAAAAACGTGGTTTTCGTGTGGTGTCTGGTGGAACAGACAACCATATTGTTCTTCTTGATGTATCTGTCAAAGGTCTCACAGGAAACGATGCTGCCAATGGACTGGACCATGTGGGAGTGACGGTCAATAAAAACGCCATTCCTTTTGATAAAAATCCACCGGCAGTAGCTTCTGGGATTCGACTCGGAACACCTGCTCTGACCACTCGCGGCCTAAAAGAAAAAGAAATTGAAGCCGTAGGAAATCTAATCTGTGATTATCTAGATCATTTTGGTGATTCTACTTGGGAATCCAAAGTCAAAGCAGGAGTGAAAGAAATCACTTCAGCTTTCCCAATGACAAACTTCCGATTAGAAGACTAA
- a CDS encoding NRDE family protein: MCLVVIAYRVHPDYPLVIVSNRDEFFERPTESLHLWDTSPKIIAGKDLKAGGTWLGANNSRKVSFLTNVRNFRKPLLPHPKSRGKLVLDFLLSPKDLSSRDYRTEVSSHASEFEGFNLFVYDGKEAHYVGGDPLQESELEPGFHAVSNASWNTVWPKTAKLKANVKQVFDSIPMNNDNWLSLVTLEFFRLLSDAEIVKEDSLLPDTGIGLERERYLSSIRIRVPGYGTRASTILFYGKNGVEVVERTFPDPLSNEYSERREFLAFSES; the protein is encoded by the coding sequence ATGTGCTTAGTTGTGATCGCATATAGGGTCCATCCAGATTACCCTCTTGTCATTGTTTCCAATAGAGATGAGTTTTTTGAAAGACCAACGGAATCCCTTCACTTGTGGGATACGAGTCCAAAAATCATTGCAGGAAAGGATCTAAAAGCAGGGGGCACGTGGCTTGGTGCAAACAATTCTCGTAAGGTTTCCTTTCTTACCAATGTCAGAAATTTTCGAAAACCTTTGCTTCCACATCCAAAATCAAGAGGCAAACTTGTATTAGATTTTTTATTATCACCCAAGGATCTTTCTTCTCGAGATTACCGGACAGAAGTTTCCTCCCATGCGAGTGAGTTTGAAGGTTTTAATTTATTTGTATATGATGGCAAAGAAGCACACTATGTGGGCGGTGATCCATTACAAGAATCGGAATTGGAACCAGGTTTTCATGCGGTGAGTAACGCAAGTTGGAATACCGTTTGGCCCAAAACGGCAAAACTAAAGGCGAACGTGAAACAGGTGTTTGATTCCATTCCCATGAATAATGACAATTGGCTTTCTCTTGTTACGTTAGAGTTCTTTCGGTTACTTTCTGATGCTGAAATTGTAAAAGAAGACTCTCTTCTCCCTGACACAGGGATTGGATTGGAACGGGAAAGATATTTATCATCCATTCGTATTCGTGTTCCAGGTTACGGAACCCGTGCTTCTACAATTTTATTTTATGGTAAAAATGGAGTGGAGGTTGTGGAAAGAACCTTCCCCGATCCGCTTTCTAATGAATATTCGGAACGGAGAGAGTTTTTAGCGTTTAGCGAGAGTTAG
- a CDS encoding DUF4254 domain-containing protein, whose protein sequence is MKALEAIKAVSIFQESVLDWHKKEAPHPNPYPEGSLESTLYQKNHIDTIQWHIEDEIRRPDIALEDVVALKRKIDKLNQDRTDMVEKLDDFVIEMFRSVTPKPDAKLNSESPAWLLDRMSILELKIYHMEEQVSRKDASASKEHIAKCQAKLDILLDQREDLKKCLDELFSDYAQGIKRVKVYRQMKMYNDQNLNPSLYKNQK, encoded by the coding sequence ATGAAAGCATTGGAAGCCATAAAAGCCGTCTCTATTTTCCAGGAATCCGTTCTGGATTGGCATAAAAAAGAAGCCCCTCATCCAAACCCTTACCCAGAAGGGAGTCTCGAATCCACTCTCTACCAAAAAAACCATATTGATACCATCCAATGGCATATTGAAGATGAAATCCGAAGGCCGGACATAGCTTTGGAAGATGTAGTGGCTCTCAAACGAAAGATCGACAAACTCAACCAAGACAGAACCGATATGGTGGAAAAACTTGACGACTTTGTCATTGAGATGTTTCGTTCGGTCACTCCCAAACCAGATGCAAAACTAAACTCGGAATCACCAGCTTGGTTACTCGATCGAATGAGTATTTTGGAACTGAAGATCTACCATATGGAAGAACAAGTTTCCAGAAAAGATGCGTCTGCCTCAAAAGAACATATTGCCAAGTGCCAAGCAAAACTCGATATTCTCCTAGACCAAAGAGAAGATCTCAAAAAATGTTTGGACGAACTTTTTTCCGACTACGCACAAGGAATCAAAAGAGTAAAAGTTTATCGTCAAATGAAGATGTACAATGATCAAAATTTAAATCCATCATTGTATAAGAATCAAAAATGA
- a CDS encoding glycosyltransferase family 9 protein produces the protein MTNLLVLRFSAMGDVALMTPALIAIAAKYSNIQLTVVTRGNFAPFFYNIPNLNVLGINLKKYKGILGLWRMYRDIAKLGPFGHVIDLHGSVRSRFIAFLFRSQGVPYSKIIKGRREKLAQTRRYNKKLNQLPHTVERYLNVFRKAGFDAPIRKGPWLNVDGESKVYARDFFKSIGIDKKEGQWFGFAPFAGHELKEWSFEKCKRLVEVLLDEFPDCNVFLFGGKDEAKELEILRNGHSRAHIVQGGNLGIRGELGIMDRLDVMIGMDSSNVHIAALLKKPVIGIYGTTHPLSGFGPFAQEDSGVLQVDLPCRPCSIYGNTKCWRGDHACMELIDPLDVVRRIRLIQNVNTLW, from the coding sequence ATGACAAACCTCTTAGTATTACGATTTTCGGCGATGGGAGATGTGGCTTTGATGACCCCAGCTCTCATTGCTATTGCAGCCAAATATTCTAATATTCAGCTGACAGTTGTTACAAGAGGAAACTTCGCACCATTTTTCTACAATATCCCAAATCTCAATGTTTTAGGAATTAATCTAAAAAAATACAAAGGAATTTTAGGTCTCTGGCGGATGTATCGTGATATCGCCAAATTGGGTCCATTCGGTCATGTGATTGATTTACATGGTTCTGTCCGTTCCAGGTTTATTGCTTTTTTGTTTCGAAGCCAAGGTGTCCCCTATTCTAAAATCATCAAAGGTCGTAGGGAAAAGTTAGCACAAACTAGACGTTATAATAAAAAATTAAATCAACTCCCACATACCGTAGAACGTTATTTAAATGTTTTTCGCAAAGCAGGATTTGATGCACCCATTCGAAAAGGCCCATGGCTCAATGTGGATGGAGAATCCAAAGTGTATGCTCGTGATTTTTTTAAATCCATTGGTATTGATAAAAAAGAAGGACAATGGTTTGGATTTGCGCCATTTGCCGGACACGAACTCAAAGAATGGAGTTTTGAAAAATGCAAACGCCTAGTCGAAGTTTTACTCGATGAATTTCCAGATTGTAACGTATTTCTGTTTGGTGGGAAAGATGAGGCAAAAGAACTAGAAATCCTTCGGAATGGTCATTCACGTGCTCACATTGTCCAAGGTGGAAATTTAGGAATCCGTGGGGAACTTGGGATTATGGATAGGTTAGATGTTATGATTGGAATGGATAGTTCCAACGTTCATATTGCAGCCCTTCTCAAAAAACCGGTGATCGGAATCTATGGAACCACACACCCACTCTCAGGTTTTGGTCCCTTTGCCCAAGAAGATTCTGGTGTTTTACAGGTGGATCTACCTTGTCGTCCTTGTTCCATTTATGGAAATACCAAATGTTGGCGGGGAGACCATGCTTGTATGGAACTCATTGACCCACTTGATGTTGTTAGACGAATTCGACTCATTCAAAATGTAAATACACTTTGGTGA
- a CDS encoding glycosyltransferase: MRVLYFSDTFLPKTDGVAVSIKNFSELLALRGHEFCICAPKYGDGDFDRMTDKIQVVRFRSGYLPSYPDIKVVLPSPGKIKRVIEDFKPDLIHIHTPGLLGLYAVNAAERFGIPTIGTYHTLMAEQEMYVSFYRLFKLDKLFFKANKFKKKLNIDELDKIVKFDNFNIRKKIILKICNDIYNRCDVVISPSHLIKEQLIEYGITRPITVVSNGMDLKRFQGTPKIYSSGEAPKFLHVGRISYEKNCDVVLNAFKTIHEYYPKATLTIIGEGPAIPSLQRQAEHLGIQDAVSFKGFIPNAVLHEEYPKYDLFLTASTMETQGLVVLEAIACGLPAVGVDAFALPELIRHGENGYIAKSFDVKGIAQGALEIIRNPDEYAKFSKNSIQIASSHEMEKCVDAMEDVYSKVVEAMKGKVKKTNIFDLFFDFMQ; this comes from the coding sequence TTGCGAGTCTTATATTTTTCCGATACTTTTTTGCCAAAAACCGACGGAGTCGCAGTTTCCATTAAGAATTTTTCTGAACTTTTAGCTTTGCGTGGCCATGAGTTTTGTATTTGTGCGCCCAAATATGGGGATGGGGACTTTGATCGGATGACAGACAAAATCCAGGTGGTCCGATTTCGCTCTGGATATCTCCCCAGTTACCCCGATATCAAAGTGGTTTTGCCCTCGCCAGGCAAAATCAAACGGGTTATCGAAGACTTTAAACCAGATCTCATTCACATTCATACACCAGGCCTTCTCGGGTTATATGCTGTCAATGCCGCAGAACGTTTTGGAATTCCCACCATAGGGACCTATCACACACTGATGGCGGAACAAGAAATGTATGTTTCTTTTTACCGATTGTTTAAACTGGATAAACTCTTTTTTAAAGCCAATAAGTTTAAGAAAAAACTAAATATAGATGAATTAGATAAAATTGTAAAATTTGATAACTTCAATATTCGCAAAAAAATCATTCTAAAAATTTGTAACGATATCTATAATAGATGTGATGTGGTGATTTCTCCAAGCCATCTCATCAAAGAACAACTCATTGAATATGGAATCACTCGGCCGATCACTGTAGTATCTAATGGAATGGACTTAAAAAGATTTCAAGGGACACCAAAAATTTATTCTAGTGGTGAGGCTCCTAAGTTTTTGCACGTAGGCCGAATTTCGTATGAAAAAAATTGTGATGTAGTTCTCAATGCATTTAAAACCATTCATGAATATTATCCAAAGGCCACACTCACAATCATTGGAGAAGGTCCAGCCATTCCATCTTTACAAAGACAAGCAGAACATTTAGGGATTCAAGATGCAGTGAGTTTTAAAGGTTTTATTCCCAATGCTGTGTTACATGAAGAGTATCCAAAGTATGATTTATTTTTAACAGCTTCCACAATGGAAACACAAGGACTTGTTGTGTTGGAGGCCATCGCTTGTGGACTTCCTGCTGTCGGTGTAGATGCTTTTGCATTACCTGAGCTCATACGTCACGGTGAAAACGGATACATTGCAAAATCATTTGATGTAAAAGGAATTGCACAAGGGGCATTAGAAATTATTCGTAATCCGGATGAATATGCTAAGTTCTCAAAAAATTCCATTCAAATTGCTTCAAGCCATGAAATGGAAAAATGTGTGGATGCGATGGAAGACGTATATTCTAAAGTAGTAGAAGCAATGAAAGGTAAGGTAAAAAAAACAAATATCTTTGATCTATTTTTTGATTTTATGCAATGA
- a CDS encoding O-antigen ligase family protein: MFYRIYRSFLALSIISCALSVSLSQLFLLLSFVFFLFLPEKPKFKSPLVKILFLFYAWQIVTVLYHFAGSGFDTLSIKHAFRDEMKDIFLVTAFVSVQGIKPEDRKYLYKTFFIFALVIVFTGFVSIFSMTRLSRLISDLYKTSASWPYQHHYGKITNINVYLPIGLMNTHLTFGGLLAFIFPGFVFRLYDSWYKKESISKISTNAILLLLVSIVFLFNNARSSLLGALVSTIFGIYILVFIDKDISKKMLKRIGLFILLILIFVFVGYKTTSAVKRVVDPLFGGEKHTDSGRTFIWDSTFPLIEKNPIFGIGSGNYQKEIEISRKEKEKENKELSFFYEVTQRGHAHNDYFHLTAVFGGPQGILYLILFGIILYTLLNGNIPKKIRFMTYGLVGFFFSGLLQCYFQDDEVLIVFYFLLGYLNLYAESEQKTIDSKIEG, from the coding sequence ATGTTTTACCGAATCTATCGTTCTTTTCTCGCCTTGTCCATCATTTCCTGTGCCCTTTCCGTTTCATTGAGCCAACTTTTCTTACTCCTCTCATTTGTTTTTTTTCTCTTTCTTCCCGAAAAACCAAAATTCAAAAGTCCATTGGTAAAAATTCTCTTCCTATTTTACGCCTGGCAAATTGTAACTGTTTTGTATCATTTCGCTGGATCAGGTTTCGATACCCTTTCCATCAAACATGCGTTTCGTGACGAAATGAAAGACATTTTCCTTGTCACTGCCTTTGTGTCCGTCCAAGGGATCAAACCAGAAGACAGAAAATACCTATACAAAACATTTTTTATTTTTGCGCTAGTGATTGTTTTCACAGGATTTGTGTCCATATTCTCGATGACCAGGTTATCCAGATTAATTTCAGATTTATACAAAACATCTGCATCTTGGCCTTACCAACACCATTATGGCAAAATTACGAACATTAATGTTTATCTTCCCATTGGATTAATGAATACCCATCTTACCTTCGGTGGATTACTCGCATTTATTTTCCCTGGGTTTGTATTTCGTTTATATGATTCTTGGTATAAAAAAGAATCTATATCCAAAATTTCGACAAACGCCATATTGCTTTTGTTAGTATCTATCGTTTTTTTATTTAATAACGCAAGATCATCCCTTCTAGGAGCTCTGGTCAGTACAATTTTCGGAATCTATATTCTTGTTTTTATCGATAAAGATATCTCTAAAAAAATGTTAAAACGTATTGGGCTTTTTATCCTTTTGATTTTGATTTTTGTTTTTGTAGGATACAAAACCACAAGTGCTGTCAAAAGAGTGGTAGATCCATTGTTTGGTGGAGAAAAACATACTGACTCAGGAAGAACTTTTATTTGGGATTCCACATTTCCGTTAATCGAAAAAAATCCTATCTTCGGTATTGGATCTGGTAACTACCAAAAAGAAATCGAAATATCAAGAAAAGAAAAGGAAAAAGAAAATAAGGAACTCAGTTTTTTTTATGAGGTAACACAAAGAGGACATGCTCACAATGATTACTTTCACTTAACCGCCGTCTTTGGAGGACCACAAGGAATCCTTTATCTTATATTATTTGGGATCATTCTATATACCTTATTAAATGGGAACATACCTAAAAAAATTAGGTTCATGACTTATGGACTTGTCGGATTTTTCTTTTCTGGACTTTTACAATGTTATTTTCAAGATGATGAAGTTCTAATTGTATTTTACTTTTTACTCGGTTACCTCAACCTCTATGCCGAGTCTGAACAAAAGACAATTGATTCGAAGATAGAAGGATAA
- a CDS encoding glycoside hydrolase family 5 protein, whose translation MAPKKLSPRGEWFVDANGRKVILRGVNLGGDTKVPYPNGGTQFPSDFSDHKEVSFIGRPFPLSEAEIHFTRLKRWGFNTLRLLTTWEAVEHKGPNEYDQDYLDYFTEIVRLAGEYGFYVFIDFHQDVWSRMTGGDGAPGWIFEKLGIDYRKLSEADASLVMQRAYDYTNPGIRQEDNYPTMCWSQNYRYAGNGILWTLFFGGRDFAPNFFIDGKNVQDYLQGHYLGCMKQIAERVKGFDFVLGFDSLNEPGKGFIGRAMNDRGLKNTEEDPSKPGLGWSPIDALFSSHGHSIELPYLTLKVWKGGFVPTKTVTVNENQVSIWLPDSPGDPFQLEGAYTITKDGTPFIEKNDFFQKVNGRDIDFDADYLIPFMRIVGETIQEIRNDWMVFIEREASDAFTHPHLNGEVPKLAVNAAHWYDILTLLFKTFLYPIAIDTLTKRPVFGKSGIEAMYVRQLTRIKNTADSVPGKIPSLIGEFGIPFDLQGGKAYREWKKGNRSPKIWKRHVMALDAMYNAMDQLFLSNTLWNYTASNENDLMVGDGWNQEDLSIFSKDQMIPGSDPDVYGGGGRAIEGFCRPYAASIQGTPIKMKYNLENREFYFEWMSDLAISEPCLIKIPSFVYPNGVQIVISNAEKISETEGELTVKGNGGKATLFLRPI comes from the coding sequence ATGGCACCAAAAAAACTCTCACCCCGAGGCGAATGGTTTGTAGATGCAAATGGCAGAAAAGTTATTTTGCGCGGAGTCAATTTAGGTGGAGACACCAAAGTTCCCTATCCCAATGGAGGAACACAGTTTCCTTCAGATTTTTCCGACCACAAAGAAGTTAGTTTTATTGGCAGGCCCTTTCCTCTTTCTGAAGCTGAGATTCACTTTACTAGACTCAAACGATGGGGGTTTAATACACTTCGATTGTTAACCACTTGGGAAGCAGTGGAACACAAAGGTCCTAACGAGTATGATCAAGATTACTTAGATTATTTTACAGAAATCGTTCGTTTAGCTGGCGAATATGGTTTTTATGTATTTATTGATTTTCACCAAGATGTTTGGTCCCGTATGACGGGAGGTGATGGTGCCCCAGGTTGGATCTTCGAAAAACTCGGAATTGATTACCGCAAACTTTCGGAAGCTGATGCAAGCCTAGTCATGCAAAGAGCATACGACTACACAAACCCTGGGATTCGTCAGGAAGACAATTATCCTACCATGTGCTGGTCACAAAACTACCGTTATGCTGGAAACGGGATTCTTTGGACTTTATTTTTTGGTGGTAGAGATTTCGCACCGAACTTTTTTATCGATGGAAAGAATGTTCAAGATTATTTACAAGGTCACTACTTAGGTTGTATGAAACAAATTGCGGAACGAGTCAAAGGTTTTGACTTTGTTTTGGGTTTTGATTCTTTAAATGAACCGGGCAAAGGTTTCATTGGTCGGGCAATGAATGATCGTGGTTTAAAAAACACAGAGGAAGATCCGTCAAAACCTGGACTTGGCTGGTCTCCAATCGATGCATTGTTTTCTTCTCATGGACATTCCATTGAATTACCATACCTCACCTTAAAAGTTTGGAAAGGTGGATTTGTTCCAACAAAAACAGTTACTGTAAATGAGAATCAAGTTTCTATTTGGTTGCCAGACTCTCCTGGTGATCCTTTTCAACTAGAGGGAGCTTATACCATCACCAAAGACGGCACTCCCTTTATCGAAAAAAATGATTTTTTCCAAAAGGTAAATGGACGTGATATCGACTTTGATGCGGATTACCTAATACCTTTTATGCGCATCGTTGGCGAAACCATCCAAGAGATTCGAAACGACTGGATGGTTTTTATCGAAAGAGAAGCATCAGATGCATTCACCCATCCTCATCTCAATGGAGAAGTTCCAAAACTTGCCGTAAACGCTGCCCATTGGTATGATATCCTTACCCTACTCTTCAAAACTTTTTTATATCCAATTGCAATTGATACCCTCACAAAACGTCCTGTATTCGGTAAGTCAGGCATTGAAGCAATGTATGTACGCCAGTTAACAAGAATTAAAAACACTGCCGACTCTGTTCCGGGAAAAATCCCAAGTCTCATTGGAGAATTTGGAATTCCCTTTGACTTACAAGGTGGGAAAGCATACAGAGAATGGAAAAAGGGAAACCGTTCGCCAAAAATTTGGAAACGCCACGTGATGGCCCTCGATGCAATGTACAATGCAATGGACCAACTTTTTTTATCCAATACTCTTTGGAACTACACTGCATCGAATGAAAATGATTTAATGGTAGGCGATGGTTGGAACCAAGAAGACCTCAGTATTTTTTCCAAAGATCAAATGATACCAGGATCCGATCCTGATGTCTATGGAGGTGGGGGGCGTGCGATCGAAGGATTCTGTCGCCCGTATGCAGCCTCTATCCAAGGTACCCCGATCAAAATGAAATATAATTTAGAAAACAGAGAATTTTATTTTGAATGGATGTCCGATCTTGCTATCTCAGAACCTTGCCTTATCAAAATTCCCAGTTTTGTTTATCCAAATGGCGTACAAATCGTAATCTCCAATGCTGAAAAAATTTCAGAAACCGAAGGGGAATTGACAGTCAAAGGAAATGGAGGAAAGGCAACTCTTTTCCTAAGACCAATATGA
- a CDS encoding adenylate/guanylate cyclase domain-containing protein, with the protein MIDLESLLQKYPWEDRWKTLAKPIDSLWEFDLPVTREEIWPHLIDTSALNQRVGMPRFDYQEKDGKLIGKTKQVGFQLEWEEVPWEWEYLKEIGNARIYKKGFGYYVRSRIVLETLGESRSKVYLYFGWIPRNFFMRKLLEYAMPKLELSYHKALNEIAEEIKRKKPKKNSIPGKEISFVPEAQWIHPEKLDKETQNLINNGVSKDAVNAVFSWIKSASDNELDRIRIKEVSRNLNLDPDEVLFLFLHGCRLGIFTLSWDIVCPHCRGVRTSLTRLSDLPSKDECEVCEIDFDTTGVNSIEVTFHLHPGIRIIEKQMYCAAEPATKQHILLTKTIPAKKSYSSNLLVGSGVFRLRKKGDKRYRLVDIKPSYQQTDILWLPETKEEEIKVSPKPNLVFENESNSDVTIILEERNEDQTSLRPSEIFNYQEFRDLFSEEAIATNLQLDIGIKTILFTDIVGSTKFYETEGDHGAFLQVREHFIKTNQIIQNFRGVVVKTIGDAVMASFFSPLQALKAAKEMQEWFHPENQHTPVRIRISIHTGNCLAVNLNSNIDYFGNTVNYTAKLQSVTNSGEISFSETIFRDRDIREYLRAESIKLHKVEFPLPWADRTDFVYVWKV; encoded by the coding sequence ATGATAGATTTAGAGTCTTTATTACAAAAATACCCTTGGGAAGATCGTTGGAAAACCCTGGCAAAGCCAATCGATTCGCTTTGGGAGTTTGATCTCCCTGTCACTAGAGAAGAGATTTGGCCCCATTTAATTGATACTTCTGCCCTAAACCAAAGGGTGGGCATGCCTAGGTTTGATTACCAAGAAAAAGATGGAAAACTGATAGGAAAAACAAAACAAGTAGGTTTCCAATTAGAATGGGAAGAGGTCCCCTGGGAATGGGAATATCTCAAAGAAATTGGCAACGCACGTATATATAAAAAAGGATTTGGATACTACGTTCGTAGCAGAATCGTCTTAGAAACATTAGGTGAATCAAGAAGTAAGGTTTATTTATACTTTGGTTGGATTCCCCGAAATTTCTTTATGCGAAAACTTTTAGAATATGCAATGCCAAAGTTGGAACTGTCTTACCATAAAGCTCTTAACGAAATCGCTGAAGAAATCAAAAGAAAAAAACCAAAAAAAAATTCAATCCCTGGAAAAGAAATTTCATTTGTTCCCGAAGCCCAATGGATACATCCGGAAAAACTTGACAAGGAAACTCAAAACTTAATCAACAATGGAGTTTCTAAAGATGCAGTCAATGCAGTTTTTAGTTGGATTAAATCTGCTTCCGATAATGAGTTAGATAGAATCCGCATAAAAGAAGTTAGCCGAAATTTAAATTTAGACCCCGACGAAGTTTTATTTTTGTTTTTGCATGGTTGTCGCTTAGGTATTTTTACGCTTAGTTGGGATATTGTTTGTCCGCATTGTCGAGGAGTGCGCACAAGTCTCACTCGTTTGAGTGATTTGCCATCTAAAGACGAATGCGAAGTTTGTGAAATTGACTTTGATACAACAGGAGTCAATTCCATTGAAGTGACTTTTCACCTACACCCAGGAATCCGAATCATCGAAAAACAGATGTACTGTGCCGCCGAACCAGCGACAAAACAACACATTCTACTCACAAAAACAATTCCTGCAAAAAAATCGTATTCTTCCAATTTGCTCGTAGGATCAGGAGTATTTCGCTTAAGAAAAAAAGGGGATAAAAGATATCGCCTTGTGGATATCAAACCATCTTACCAACAAACAGACATTTTATGGCTGCCAGAGACAAAGGAAGAAGAAATCAAAGTATCCCCAAAACCAAACTTAGTATTTGAAAATGAATCAAATTCCGATGTCACCATCATCTTGGAAGAAAGAAACGAAGACCAAACAAGCCTCCGACCCTCAGAGATATTCAACTATCAAGAATTTCGTGACCTATTCTCCGAAGAAGCAATCGCTACTAATTTACAACTAGACATTGGGATCAAAACCATTCTTTTCACAGACATCGTCGGTTCGACAAAGTTCTATGAAACCGAGGGAGACCACGGCGCATTTTTACAGGTGCGTGAACATTTTATCAAAACCAACCAAATCATTCAGAACTTTAGAGGGGTTGTTGTGAAAACCATTGGCGATGCTGTAATGGCAAGTTTCTTTAGCCCCTTACAGGCATTAAAGGCCGCCAAAGAAATGCAAGAGTGGTTTCACCCAGAAAACCAACATACGCCCGTTAGGATCAGAATCTCCATCCACACCGGCAATTGCCTCGCCGTTAACCTAAACAGTAACATCGATTACTTTGGAAACACAGTCAACTATACGGCAAAACTCCAATCAGTCACAAACTCTGGCGAAATCTCCTTTAGTGAAACCATCTTCCGCGACCGAGACATCCGCGAATACCTTCGCGCCGAATCCATCAAACTTCACAAAGTCGAGTTCCCACTCCCATGGGCTGACCGCACTGATTTTGTTTATGTTTGGAAGGTATAG